One Glycine max cultivar Williams 82 chromosome 6, Glycine_max_v4.0, whole genome shotgun sequence DNA segment encodes these proteins:
- the LOC100795709 gene encoding cellulose synthase-like protein H1 isoform X4: MAYQNSIPFYEKYWYKHNYKRVTDSLLLILLLSLLGYRVISINNYSLFPWFVAFLCESWFTFSWFLTLTTQWSPAVTKTYPHRLLQSVEELPPVDLFVTTADPELEPPIITVNTVLSLLALDYPPHKLACYVSDDGCSPRTFYALQEASQFAKFWVPFCKKYHVQVRAPFRYFSDKPEEVFGANNTPEFKQEWLQMKDMYDNLSSKIELDSSIISNPCNGDFAVFSNTERTNHPSIIQVIWENKEHIADGLPHLIYISREKRPKQPHHYKAGAMNVLTRVSGLITNAPFMLNVDCDMIVNNPKIVHHALSILLDHKGEKEVAFVQFPQKFYATLKDDPFGNQMTILAKYLAAGIGGLQGPFYGGTNCFHRRKVIYGLSPENIEKGNSISEEELKQKFGTSKEIMKSVACTLEGRTYSYNDINISNVVDVASQVAGCAYEYGTGWGKQMAWIYGSVTEDVLTGLTIHKKGWRSEFCMPSPIGFTGFAPGGGPNSMAQQKRWATGLLEMFFCKHCPIISTLFHKLTLRQCLAYMWIINHWGLMSVFEVCYACLLAYCIITNSNFLPQDLGICIPAAFLVIYKIYTASEYLAEGLSIRAWWNNQRMSRITPMNAGFCAFLSVLLKLFRISETVFDITKKDLPSAKDVGDDKDAGRYTFDESVVFLPGTTILLVQLTAMVIKLLGFQPPVATQSGKHGCGLGEIFCSVYLIICYWPFLRGLFETGKYRIPLSTILKSAILTCLFVHLCQRTVPG; this comes from the exons ATGGCCTACCAAAACTCCATCCCCTTCTATGAAAAATACTGGTACAAGCACAATTATAAAAGGGTAACAGATAGCTTGCTTTTAATCCTCCTCTTATCGCTGCTTGGTTACCGCGTTATCTCTATCAACAACTACTCTTTATTCCCTTGGTTTGTTGCCTTTTTATGTGAGTCGTGGTTCACCTTCTCTTGGTTTTTAACCCTAACCACTCAATGGAGTCCAGCAGTAACTAAAACCTACCCACATCGTCTCTTGCAAAG TGTGGAAGAGCTTCCACCAGTGGATTTGTTTGTGACAACAGCAGATCCTGAACTTGAACCACCGATTATCACAGTGAACACTGTGTTGTCTCTGTTGGCACTTGATTACCCACCTCACAAGCTAGCTTGTTATGTTTCTGATGATGGTTGTTCCCCTCGTACCTTCTATGCTCTTCAGGAAGCTTCTCAATTTGCAAAGTTTTGGGTACCTTTCTGTAAGAAGTACCATGTCCAAGTTAGAGCTCCATTCAGATACTTCTCTGACAAACCTGAGGAGGTCTTCGGGGCCAACAACACACCAGAATTCAAACAAGAATGGTTACAAATGAAG GATATGTATGATAATCTTAGCAGCAAAATAGAATTGGATTCATCCATAATATCTAATCCATGTAATGGAGACTTTGCGGTTTTCTCGAACACTGAGAGAACAAATCACCCATCGATAATCCAG GTTATATGGGAGAACAAGGAACACATAGCAGATGGGTTGCCGCATTTGATTTACATATCTAGAGAGAAGAGGCCAAAACAGCCTCATCATTACAAAGCCGGTGCCATGAATGTGTTG ACAAGAGTCTCCGGATTGATAACCAATGCTCCCTTTATGCTGAACGTGGATTGTGACATGATTGTAAATAATCCAAAGATTGTTCACCATGCGTTGAGCATTTTGCTTGATcacaaaggagaaaaagaagttGCATTTGTTCAATTTCCCCAAAAATTTTATGCTACTTTGAAGGACGACCCTTTTGGAAATCAGATGACAATTTTGGCTAAG TACTTGGCGGCTGGAATAGGTGGACTCCAAGGACCTTTCTACGGGGGAACAAACTGCTTCCATAGAAGAAAAGTTATTTATGGTCTTTCTCCAGAAAACATTGAAAAGG GAAACAGCATATCAGAGGaggaattaaaacaaaaatttggaACTTCAAAGGAGATTATGAAATCAGTTGCTTGTACTTTGGAAGGGAGAACTTATTCGtataatgatattaatatttCGAACGTTGTTGACGTAGCAAGCCAAGTTGCTGGTTGTGCATATGAATATGGCACTGGATGGGGCAAACAG ATGGCTTGGATATATGGATCAGTCACAGAGGATGTGCTCACCGGGCTGACAATACATAAAAAAGGTTGGAGATCAGAATTCTGTATGCCAAGCCCAATTGGCTTCACAGGTTTTGCTCCAGGAGGTGGCCCAAATTCAATGGCCCAACAAAAGAGATGGGCCACAGGATTGCTTGAGATGTTCTTTTGCAAGCATTGCCCTATTATTAGCACACTTTTTCATAAGCTTACTTTAAGACAATGCTTAGCATATATGTGGATTATCAACCACTGGGGCCTAATGTCAGTCTTTGAAGTATGCTATGCATGTCTCCTTGCATATTGCATCATCACCAACTCCAATTTCTTGCCCCAG GACCTAGGCATATGTATTCCCGCTGCTTTTCTAGTAATTTACAAGATATATACTGCATCAGAATATTTGGCAGAAGGGCTATCAATTCGAGCATGGTGGAACAATCAAAGAATGTCAAGAATAACACCTATGAATGCTGGTTTTTGTGCATTTCTTAGTGTCCTACTTAAGCTGTTTAGAATATCTGAAACTGTGTTTGACATAACAAAGAAAGATTTGCCCTCAGCTAAGGATGTTGGAGATGATAAGGATGCTGGAAGGTACACCTTCGATGAGTCCGTAGTTTTCTTACCAGGAACTACCATTTTGTTGGTGCAATTGACAGCAATGGTTATCAAGTTATTAGGGTTCCAACCACCAGTGGCAACTCAGAGTGGGAAACATGGGTGTGGACTAGGTGAGATTTTCTGTAgtgtttatttgataatttgCTATTGGCCATTTCTAAGAGGATTATTTGAGACAGGAAAGTATAGAATTCCTCTGTCTACAATATTGAAATCAGCTATCTTAACATGTCTCTTTGTACACCTATGTCAAAGGACTGTTCCTGGTTGA
- the LOC100795709 gene encoding cellulose synthase-like protein H1 isoform X5 has protein sequence MAYQNSIPFYEKYWYKHNYKRVTDSLLLILLLSLLGYRVISINNYSLFPWFVAFLCESWFTFSWFLTLTTQWSPAVTKTYPHRLLQSVEELPPVDLFVTTADPELEPPIITVNTVLSLLALDYPPHKLACYVSDDGCSPRTFYALQEASQFAKFWVPFCKKYHVQVRAPFRYFSDKPEEVFGANNTPEFKQEWLQMKDMYDNLSSKIELDSSIISNPCNGDFAVFSNTERTNHPSIIQVIWENKEHIADGLPHLIYISREKRPKQPHHYKAGAMNVLYLAAGIGGLQGPFYGGTNCFHRRKVIYGLSPENIEKDKFSGNSISEEELKQKFGTSKEIMKSVACTLEGRTYSYNDINISNVVDVASQVAGCAYEYGTGWGKQMAWIYGSVTEDVLTGLTIHKKGWRSEFCMPSPIGFTGFAPGGGPNSMAQQKRWATGLLEMFFCKHCPIISTLFHKLTLRQCLAYMWIINHWGLMSVFEVCYACLLAYCIITNSNFLPQDLGICIPAAFLVIYKIYTASEYLAEGLSIRAWWNNQRMSRITPMNAGFCAFLSVLLKLFRISETVFDITKKDLPSAKDVGDDKDAGRYTFDESVVFLPGTTILLVQLTAMVIKLLGFQPPVATQSGKHGCGLGLSVRAWWNNQRMSRITPMNAGFCAFLSFLLKFLRISETVFDITKKELPSAGDVVDDKDVGRYTFDESLVFLPGTTILLLQLTIMVIKLLGLQPPLATQSGNGRELGEIF, from the exons ATGGCCTACCAAAACTCCATCCCCTTCTATGAAAAATACTGGTACAAGCACAATTATAAAAGGGTAACAGATAGCTTGCTTTTAATCCTCCTCTTATCGCTGCTTGGTTACCGCGTTATCTCTATCAACAACTACTCTTTATTCCCTTGGTTTGTTGCCTTTTTATGTGAGTCGTGGTTCACCTTCTCTTGGTTTTTAACCCTAACCACTCAATGGAGTCCAGCAGTAACTAAAACCTACCCACATCGTCTCTTGCAAAG TGTGGAAGAGCTTCCACCAGTGGATTTGTTTGTGACAACAGCAGATCCTGAACTTGAACCACCGATTATCACAGTGAACACTGTGTTGTCTCTGTTGGCACTTGATTACCCACCTCACAAGCTAGCTTGTTATGTTTCTGATGATGGTTGTTCCCCTCGTACCTTCTATGCTCTTCAGGAAGCTTCTCAATTTGCAAAGTTTTGGGTACCTTTCTGTAAGAAGTACCATGTCCAAGTTAGAGCTCCATTCAGATACTTCTCTGACAAACCTGAGGAGGTCTTCGGGGCCAACAACACACCAGAATTCAAACAAGAATGGTTACAAATGAAG GATATGTATGATAATCTTAGCAGCAAAATAGAATTGGATTCATCCATAATATCTAATCCATGTAATGGAGACTTTGCGGTTTTCTCGAACACTGAGAGAACAAATCACCCATCGATAATCCAG GTTATATGGGAGAACAAGGAACACATAGCAGATGGGTTGCCGCATTTGATTTACATATCTAGAGAGAAGAGGCCAAAACAGCCTCATCATTACAAAGCCGGTGCCATGAATGTGTTG TACTTGGCGGCTGGAATAGGTGGACTCCAAGGACCTTTCTACGGGGGAACAAACTGCTTCCATAGAAGAAAAGTTATTTATGGTCTTTCTCCAGAAAACATTGAAAAGG ACAAATTTTCAGGAAACAGCATATCAGAGGaggaattaaaacaaaaatttggaACTTCAAAGGAGATTATGAAATCAGTTGCTTGTACTTTGGAAGGGAGAACTTATTCGtataatgatattaatatttCGAACGTTGTTGACGTAGCAAGCCAAGTTGCTGGTTGTGCATATGAATATGGCACTGGATGGGGCAAACAG ATGGCTTGGATATATGGATCAGTCACAGAGGATGTGCTCACCGGGCTGACAATACATAAAAAAGGTTGGAGATCAGAATTCTGTATGCCAAGCCCAATTGGCTTCACAGGTTTTGCTCCAGGAGGTGGCCCAAATTCAATGGCCCAACAAAAGAGATGGGCCACAGGATTGCTTGAGATGTTCTTTTGCAAGCATTGCCCTATTATTAGCACACTTTTTCATAAGCTTACTTTAAGACAATGCTTAGCATATATGTGGATTATCAACCACTGGGGCCTAATGTCAGTCTTTGAAGTATGCTATGCATGTCTCCTTGCATATTGCATCATCACCAACTCCAATTTCTTGCCCCAG GACCTAGGCATATGTATTCCCGCTGCTTTTCTAGTAATTTACAAGATATATACTGCATCAGAATATTTGGCAGAAGGGCTATCAATTCGAGCATGGTGGAACAATCAAAGAATGTCAAGAATAACACCTATGAATGCTGGTTTTTGTGCATTTCTTAGTGTCCTACTTAAGCTGTTTAGAATATCTGAAACTGTGTTTGACATAACAAAGAAAGATTTGCCCTCAGCTAAGGATGTTGGAGATGATAAGGATGCTGGAAGGTACACCTTCGATGAGTCCGTAGTTTTCTTACCAGGAACTACCATTTTGTTGGTGCAATTGACAGCAATGGTTATCAAGTTATTAGGGTTCCAACCACCAGTGGCAACTCAGAGTGGGAAACATGGGTGTGGACTAG GATTATCAGTTCGAGCATGGTGGAACAATCAAAGGATGTCAAGAATAACACCCATGAATGCTGGTTTTTGTGCATTTCTTAGTTTCCTACTCAAGTTTTTAAGAATATCTGAAACTGTGTTTGACATAACAAAGAAAGAATTACCCTCAGCTGGGGATGTTGTAGATGATAAGGATGTTGGCAGGTACACGTTTGATGAGTCCCTAGTTTTCTTGCCAGGCACTACCATTTTATTGTTGCAATTGACAATAATGGTTATCAAGTTATTAGGATTGCAACCACCATTGGCAACTCAAAGTGGGAATGGGAGAGAACTAGGTGAAATTTTCTAG